In the Lactobacillus paragasseri genome, AATGACATTAAATTGAAAATCTAATTGACTTTTAATAATGTCGTAAGGTTTGAGAGGAGAATGGCCTTTGGAAAAGCAAAGTGATCTTTTATTAGATATCGAACACTTGCATACCGCATATCGTTTGCACGGTAAGTTTTATGATGCCGCTGATGACATTAACTTGACCTTGAAACGAAATGAAATTTTGGCAGTTGTTGGTGAATCTGGTTGTGGTAAAAGTACAATTGCTTCAAGCATTATTGGTTTGTACGACCACAAAAATACGAGAGTAACCGGAGATATCTTGTACAATGAATTAAACTTAGTTAACTTAAATGAATCATTGTTTAACAAAATTCGTGGAAACAATATTGGAATGATTTTCCAGGATCCATTGGCATCTCTTAATCCATTAATGAAGGTTGGAGATCAAGTTGCTGAGACACTTTACTACCATACTGATATGGACGAGAAAGCTCGTCATGCACGTGTAATTGAGCTCTTTAACCAAGTTGGTATGCCACGTCCTGAAGAAATGTATGAGATGTACCCACATGAATTATCTGGTGGATTGCGTCAACGTGTCGTAATTGCGATCGCAATTGCATGTAAACCAGAAATCATTATTGCTGATGAACCGACTACAGCATTGGATGTTACTATTCAGGCACAAATTTTGGATTTACTTAAGGAAATTCAAAAAGAATCACATTCAGGAATTATTTTGATTACTCACGACTTAGGTGTTGTTGCTGAAACCGCTGATCAAGTGGCAGTTATGTATGCTGGACAAATTGTTGAAAAAGCTGATGTTAAAACAATTTTTGAGAATCCACTTCATCCATATACACGTTCACTTCTTCATTCAATGCCGCAAACGGATGATGAAAGCCAAGATCTTCACGTGATTCATGGAACAGTTCCTTCGCTAGTTAATATGCCTAGAACTGGTGACAGATTTGCTGCAAGAATTCCTTGGATTCCAGCTAGTGCTCATGAAGAGAACCCTAAGATTCATGAAGTGGAACCAGGGCATTTTGTAAGATGTACTTGCTGGCAAAGCTTCCATTTCCAAGATGAAGAAAAGAAAGGATAGGAAATTATGGCCGATGAAATAATCGAAATAAAAAATTTAAAAGTTCACTATCCAATTCGTTCTGGCTTCTGGAATAGAGTTACTGGATATGTTAAAGCCGTAGATGGAATTAATCTTTCTATCAAAGAAGGAGAAACTTACGGCTTAATTGGTGAATCAGGTTCAGGTAAATCAACAACTGGTAAAGCAATTGTCGGAGTTGAAAAAGTAACCAGCGGACAAATTTTATACAAGGGCGTTGATGTAACTAAAGCCTCAAACCGTAAGAGACTCAACTATAACAAAGATGTTCAAATGATTTTCCAGGATTCTATGTCTAGTTTGAACCCTAGAAAACGTATTGAAGACATTATTGCTGAGCCAATTAGAAACTTCGAAAATTTAACTACTGATGAAGAAAGAAAGAGAGTTCAAGAACTCTTAGATATCGTTGGGATGCCTAGTGATGCAATTTACAAGTATCCACACGAGTTCTCTGGTGGGCAACGTCAAAGAATTGGTGTAGCACGTGCTGTTGCTACTCACCCAAAGCTTATTGTGGCCGATGAACCAACATCAGCTTTGGACTTATCAGTTCAAGCTCAGGTTTTGAACTTTATGAAACATATTCAGCAAGAATATAACATTGCCTACCTCTTTATTTCACACGATTTAGGTGTTGTAAAGCACATGTCAGAAGACATTGCGATTATGCACCGTGGACGTTTTGTTGAAATTGGTAAACGTGATCAAATTTATAAGAATCCAATGCATATTTATACTAAACGTTTACTTTCCGCAATTCCTGTTGTTGACGTTGAACATAGAGAACAACATAAGGAAGAGCGTCAACGTGTAGAAAAAGAATTCTTG is a window encoding:
- a CDS encoding ABC transporter ATP-binding protein, which codes for MADEIIEIKNLKVHYPIRSGFWNRVTGYVKAVDGINLSIKEGETYGLIGESGSGKSTTGKAIVGVEKVTSGQILYKGVDVTKASNRKRLNYNKDVQMIFQDSMSSLNPRKRIEDIIAEPIRNFENLTTDEERKRVQELLDIVGMPSDAIYKYPHEFSGGQRQRIGVARAVATHPKLIVADEPTSALDLSVQAQVLNFMKHIQQEYNIAYLFISHDLGVVKHMSEDIAIMHRGRFVEIGKRDQIYKNPMHIYTKRLLSAIPVVDVEHREQHKEERQRVEKEFLQDQDKWYEKDGRVLPLQKVGDRHFVALPKEMIRQELKEGE
- a CDS encoding ABC transporter ATP-binding protein, with protein sequence MEKQSDLLLDIEHLHTAYRLHGKFYDAADDINLTLKRNEILAVVGESGCGKSTIASSIIGLYDHKNTRVTGDILYNELNLVNLNESLFNKIRGNNIGMIFQDPLASLNPLMKVGDQVAETLYYHTDMDEKARHARVIELFNQVGMPRPEEMYEMYPHELSGGLRQRVVIAIAIACKPEIIIADEPTTALDVTIQAQILDLLKEIQKESHSGIILITHDLGVVAETADQVAVMYAGQIVEKADVKTIFENPLHPYTRSLLHSMPQTDDESQDLHVIHGTVPSLVNMPRTGDRFAARIPWIPASAHEENPKIHEVEPGHFVRCTCWQSFHFQDEEKKG